A stretch of the Pseudomonas helvetica genome encodes the following:
- a CDS encoding Lrp/AsnC family transcriptional regulator — translation MSVCTSRSEDTLAHRLIELTQAGLPLLDDPWTWLAEQLNLSIESTLDLLKRLQAEGAIRRIAAVPNHYRLGYRYNGMTVWDVRDTDMPRLGALIGAQPFVSHCYRRPRRTAWRYNLFAMVHGRSREEIDSYREHLRYLLGDACVADEMLVSSRILKKTGLRLPPAPR, via the coding sequence ATGTCGGTCTGTACTTCCCGGTCTGAAGACACCCTGGCACACCGACTGATCGAATTGACCCAAGCGGGCCTGCCGCTGCTGGACGACCCTTGGACCTGGCTAGCCGAACAGCTGAACCTGAGTATCGAATCCACCCTGGATTTGCTCAAGCGCTTGCAGGCCGAGGGCGCGATCCGACGCATCGCCGCCGTCCCCAACCACTATCGCCTCGGATATCGCTACAACGGCATGACAGTCTGGGATGTGCGCGACACCGATATGCCGCGCCTCGGTGCGCTGATCGGTGCGCAGCCTTTTGTCAGCCACTGTTATCGACGCCCGCGACGAACCGCGTGGCGCTACAACCTGTTCGCCATGGTCCACGGTCGCAGCCGCGAGGAAATCGACAGCTACCGCGAACACCTGCGCTACTTGCTGGGCGACGCCTGTGTCGCCGACGAGATGCTGGTGAGCAGTCGCATCCTGAAAAAAACCGGTTTACGGCTACCGCCAGCACCACGCTGA
- a CDS encoding Lrp/AsnC family transcriptional regulator — MDDLDRRLINRLQLGLPLVRNPWQALASELDSSSTELLHRVHELLCEGILTRFGPMFDIERLGGAFTLAALAVPEERFEEVAEQLHALPEVAHNYRREHAWNMWFVLGCATEQGITETLQHIETLTGLPLLNVPKEETYHVGLYFPV; from the coding sequence ATGGATGATCTTGACCGTCGGCTGATCAACCGTTTGCAACTGGGCCTGCCGCTGGTGCGTAACCCCTGGCAGGCACTGGCCAGCGAACTGGACAGCAGCAGTACTGAATTGCTCCACCGCGTCCACGAACTGCTCTGTGAGGGAATACTCACGCGCTTCGGTCCGATGTTCGACATCGAACGCCTCGGTGGCGCCTTCACCCTCGCGGCGCTGGCGGTGCCGGAAGAACGGTTCGAAGAGGTCGCCGAGCAACTGCACGCCCTGCCTGAAGTGGCGCACAACTATCGACGCGAACACGCCTGGAACATGTGGTTCGTACTCGGCTGCGCGACCGAACAAGGCATCACCGAAACCTTGCAGCACATCGAAACCCTGACCGGTTTGCCGCTGCTCAACGTGCCCAAAGAGGAGACTTACCATGTCGGTCTGTACTTCCCGGTCTGA
- a CDS encoding AsnC family protein, whose translation MKPGLSPKQALALRRHLEGGLPRVSRPYQALAEQISADENQVLAQMHQWHEQGLFRRVGLVLNHRALGFAANAMLVLDVPDALIDEVGQRLGQAPGITLCYQRPRRLPQWRYNLFCMVHGRQRAQVEAQIQALLEEHLLSDLPHQLLFSTHVFKQCGGRFAASSTGTTPHG comes from the coding sequence ATGAAGCCGGGATTGAGCCCCAAACAGGCACTGGCGCTACGTCGGCATCTGGAAGGCGGATTGCCGAGAGTATCACGGCCTTATCAGGCCCTCGCGGAACAGATAAGCGCCGATGAAAACCAGGTGCTCGCGCAAATGCATCAGTGGCACGAACAAGGGCTGTTTCGGCGGGTCGGTCTGGTGCTCAACCATCGCGCGCTGGGTTTTGCTGCCAACGCCATGCTGGTGCTGGATGTTCCGGACGCGCTGATCGACGAAGTCGGCCAACGCCTGGGGCAAGCGCCCGGTATCACCCTCTGCTATCAACGGCCGCGGCGCCTGCCGCAGTGGCGCTACAACCTTTTCTGCATGGTTCACGGGCGCCAACGCGCGCAGGTCGAGGCGCAGATCCAGGCGTTGCTGGAAGAACACTTGCTGAGCGACCTGCCCCACCAACTGCTGTTCAGCACCCACGTCTTTAAACAGTGCGGCGGACGCTTTGCCGCCTCCTCAACGGGAACCACGCCCCATGGATGA
- a CDS encoding Lrp/AsnC family transcriptional regulator, whose protein sequence is MNLDLLSRQLIDRFQHDMPLCPEPYKEIAKVLGCDEAQVLACLQAMDQAGTLSRIGPVFEHSRAGASTLAAFAVPAERLQQVAERVSQYPEVNHNYAREHFYNLWFVLTGPDRPHIERVLDELEKDTGLTPLDLPMLTAYRINLGFALGEGP, encoded by the coding sequence ATGAACCTCGACCTGCTCAGTCGCCAACTGATCGATCGCTTCCAGCACGACATGCCACTGTGCCCGGAACCGTATAAAGAGATCGCCAAAGTCCTCGGTTGCGACGAGGCGCAAGTGCTGGCCTGCCTGCAAGCAATGGATCAGGCCGGCACCCTCTCGCGGATCGGCCCGGTGTTCGAACACAGCCGCGCCGGGGCCAGCACCCTCGCCGCCTTCGCCGTGCCCGCCGAACGCCTGCAACAAGTCGCCGAGCGCGTCAGCCAGTATCCCGAGGTCAATCACAACTACGCACGGGAGCATTTCTACAACCTGTGGTTTGTGTTGACCGGGCCTGATCGCCCACACATCGAACGCGTACTCGACGAACTCGAGAAAGATACCGGCCTCACGCCGCTGGATCTGCCGATGTTGACCGCTTACCGCATCAACCTCGGTTTTGCCCTGGGAGAAGGCCCATGA
- a CDS encoding cytochrome D1 domain-containing protein produces the protein MIRSILLSAATGLLLSACVQSPLRGTGDLGVVIERTSGSVQIIESDTRTALARLEGLGDLSHASVVFSHDQRYAYVFGRDGGLSKIDLLTQRIDHRVIQGGNSIGGAISQDGKLIAVSNYVPGGVKVFDANTLQQVADIPATALADGSKRSRVVGLVDAPGQRFVFSLFDSGEIWTADFSRGNTPQINRFKNIGQQPYDALITPDGRYYMAGLFGEDGMAQLDLWHLERGVLRVLGDYGRGQVKLPVYKMPHLEGWAVADNQAFVPAVGRHQVLVMDSRSWQQTAAIPVAGQPVFVTSRPDGRQLWVNFAYPDNDRVQVIDTETHAVVADLRPGPAVLHMEFTARGDQLWLSLRDGDQVQVWDPYSLKLLSTLPAIAPSGIFFSSRAQKMGY, from the coding sequence ATGATCCGTTCAATCCTGCTGTCAGCGGCGACCGGCCTCTTGTTATCCGCCTGCGTTCAGTCCCCCCTGCGCGGCACGGGCGACCTGGGTGTAGTGATTGAGCGCACCAGCGGTAGCGTACAAATCATCGAAAGCGACACCCGCACCGCGCTGGCTCGCCTCGAAGGCTTGGGCGACCTGTCCCATGCCTCGGTGGTGTTCTCCCACGACCAGCGTTATGCCTATGTGTTCGGTCGCGACGGCGGACTGAGCAAAATCGACCTGCTGACCCAACGCATCGACCATAGGGTCATCCAGGGCGGCAACAGCATCGGCGGCGCAATCAGTCAGGACGGCAAGTTGATCGCGGTGTCCAACTATGTGCCCGGCGGCGTCAAGGTATTCGATGCCAACACCCTGCAACAGGTGGCCGACATTCCCGCCACAGCCCTGGCCGATGGCAGCAAACGCTCTCGGGTGGTTGGTCTGGTGGATGCCCCCGGACAACGTTTCGTGTTCAGCCTGTTCGATAGCGGCGAAATCTGGACCGCCGACTTCAGCCGAGGCAACACACCGCAGATCAACCGCTTCAAGAACATCGGCCAACAGCCCTACGATGCCTTGATTACCCCGGATGGGCGCTATTACATGGCCGGGTTGTTCGGCGAAGACGGCATGGCCCAACTCGACCTCTGGCATCTGGAGCGTGGCGTGCTGCGGGTGCTTGGTGATTACGGGCGCGGCCAGGTGAAATTACCCGTCTACAAGATGCCCCATCTGGAAGGCTGGGCGGTTGCTGACAACCAGGCCTTCGTGCCCGCCGTCGGCCGCCATCAAGTGCTGGTAATGGATTCGCGCAGCTGGCAGCAGACCGCGGCCATCCCTGTGGCCGGGCAGCCGGTGTTCGTCACCTCACGGCCAGACGGTCGGCAGCTGTGGGTCAATTTCGCCTATCCGGACAATGATCGGGTTCAGGTGATCGATACCGAAACCCACGCCGTGGTCGCCGACCTGCGACCGGGGCCGGCGGTGCTGCACATGGAGTTCACCGCGCGCGGCGACCAGTTGTGGCTGTCATTACGCGATGGCGATCAGGTTCAGGTCTGGGACCCGTACAGCCTGAAACTGCTGAGCACCCTTCCCGCCATCGCGCCGAGTGGCATCTTCTTCAGCAGTCGCGCACAGAAAATGGGCTATTGA
- a CDS encoding cytochrome c has product MKVYRHAVLLAALLLICATSVATPDAKRQAQLEHLLAQDCGACHGLRMTGGLGPELTRSALSGKPRDSLIATVTQGRPGTAMPGWGPLLSADDIRWLVNLLLQGYPAS; this is encoded by the coding sequence ATGAAGGTTTATCGACACGCGGTGCTTCTGGCGGCCCTCCTCCTCATTTGCGCGACCTCGGTAGCGACGCCGGACGCCAAGCGTCAGGCGCAACTCGAACACCTGCTGGCCCAGGATTGCGGTGCCTGTCATGGGCTGCGAATGACCGGTGGGCTGGGCCCTGAACTGACCCGTAGCGCATTGTCCGGCAAGCCCCGGGACAGCCTGATTGCCACCGTCACCCAAGGTCGCCCCGGCACCGCCATGCCCGGCTGGGGCCCGCTGCTCAGTGCTGACGACATCCGTTGGCTGGTCAATCTTCTTCTCCAGGGATATCCCGCATCATGA
- a CDS encoding c-type cytochrome — protein MKNTLISLIVLAGALSLQPVMAQDAPELFKSKPCAACHAIDTKLVGPALKEVAAKNAGVAGAADTLANHIKNGTQGNWGPIPMPANPVTDEEAQTLATWVLSLK, from the coding sequence ATGAAAAATACGCTGATATCACTGATCGTCCTGGCTGGCGCATTGAGCCTGCAACCGGTGATGGCGCAAGACGCGCCAGAGCTGTTCAAGAGCAAACCCTGCGCCGCCTGCCATGCCATCGACACCAAGCTCGTCGGCCCGGCGCTCAAGGAGGTAGCCGCCAAGAACGCTGGTGTCGCCGGTGCCGCCGATACCCTGGCCAACCACATCAAGAACGGCACACAAGGCAATTGGGGACCGATACCGATGCCGGCCAACCCAGTAACGGATGAAGAAGCGCAGACCCTCGCGACCTGGGTCTTGAGTCTCAAATAG
- the nirS gene encoding nitrite reductase: protein MSHAVAAEEPAAGAATPPMVKTAGAPDLSQADFDASKEIYFQRCAGCHGVLRKGATGKPLTPDITQSRGQPYLEALITYGSPAGMPNWGTSNALTKDQITAMAKFIQHTPPTPPEWGMAETLKTWKVLVKPEDRPKKQLSKLNLPNLFSVTLRDDGKIALIDGDSKKIVKLIETGYAVHISRISASGRYLLVIGRDARIDMIDLWPVEPTKVAEVKVGIEARSVETSKFKGYQDKYTIAGSYWPPQFTIMDGETLEPKQIVSTRGMTVDKQEYHPEPRVAAIIASHEWPEFIVNVKETGKVMLVNYQDIKNLTVTYIDAAPFLHDGGWDSTHRYFMTAANNSNKIAVIDSKERKLTALVDVGKTPHPGRGANFDHPAYGPVWATSHLGDDGISLIGTDPIKHPQYAWKQVASLKGQGGGSLFIKTHPNSRHLYVDTTLNPDAKLSQSVAVFNLDKLDAGYTVLPIAEYAGIKQGAMRVVQPEYNKAGDEVWFSVWSGQADESALVVIDDKTLKLKSVIKDKRLITPTGKFNVYNTQHDIY, encoded by the coding sequence ATGAGTCATGCCGTTGCCGCTGAGGAACCTGCCGCAGGAGCAGCCACCCCGCCCATGGTCAAAACCGCGGGAGCGCCGGACCTGAGCCAGGCCGACTTCGACGCATCCAAGGAGATCTACTTCCAGCGCTGCGCCGGTTGCCACGGCGTTCTGCGCAAAGGTGCCACCGGAAAACCACTGACACCGGACATCACCCAGTCCCGTGGGCAACCGTATCTGGAGGCCTTGATTACTTATGGGTCACCGGCGGGCATGCCGAATTGGGGGACGTCCAACGCCCTGACCAAGGACCAGATCACGGCAATGGCCAAGTTCATTCAGCACACGCCGCCAACGCCGCCGGAATGGGGCATGGCCGAGACGCTGAAAACCTGGAAAGTACTGGTCAAGCCCGAGGACCGTCCGAAAAAACAGCTGAGCAAACTCAATCTGCCCAACCTGTTTTCGGTGACGTTACGCGATGACGGCAAGATCGCTCTGATCGACGGTGACAGCAAGAAAATCGTCAAGCTGATCGAGACTGGTTATGCGGTGCACATCTCGCGTATTTCAGCCTCCGGTCGCTACCTGCTGGTGATTGGTCGAGACGCCCGGATCGACATGATCGACCTGTGGCCGGTGGAGCCGACCAAGGTCGCCGAAGTCAAAGTGGGCATCGAAGCACGCTCGGTGGAGACCTCCAAGTTCAAGGGCTACCAAGACAAATACACCATCGCCGGTTCCTATTGGCCGCCGCAGTTCACCATCATGGATGGCGAAACCCTGGAGCCGAAGCAAATCGTCTCGACCCGTGGCATGACCGTCGACAAACAGGAGTACCACCCGGAACCCCGGGTCGCGGCGATCATCGCCTCCCACGAATGGCCGGAGTTCATCGTCAACGTCAAGGAAACCGGCAAGGTCATGCTGGTCAATTACCAGGACATCAAAAACCTCACCGTCACCTACATCGATGCCGCGCCGTTCCTGCATGACGGTGGTTGGGACAGCACTCATCGGTATTTCATGACCGCCGCCAACAACTCCAACAAGATCGCCGTGATCGACTCCAAAGAGCGCAAATTGACTGCTTTGGTGGACGTCGGAAAAACCCCTCACCCAGGCCGCGGCGCCAACTTCGACCATCCGGCTTACGGGCCAGTCTGGGCCACCAGCCATCTGGGAGATGACGGTATCTCGCTGATCGGCACCGACCCGATCAAACACCCGCAATACGCCTGGAAACAGGTCGCCTCGCTCAAGGGCCAGGGCGGCGGTTCGTTGTTCATCAAGACCCACCCCAACTCGCGCCACCTGTATGTCGACACCACCCTCAACCCGGACGCCAAGCTCAGTCAGTCGGTGGCGGTGTTCAATCTCGACAAGCTCGACGCCGGCTACACCGTGCTGCCCATCGCCGAGTACGCCGGCATCAAGCAAGGGGCCATGCGCGTCGTACAACCGGAGTACAACAAGGCCGGCGATGAGGTCTGGTTCTCCGTGTGGAGTGGCCAGGCAGACGAGTCGGCACTGGTGGTGATCGACGACAAAACCCTGAAGCTCAAATCAGTCATCAAGGACAAACGGCTGATTACGCCCACCGGAAAATTCAACGTCTACAACACCCAACACGACATTTATTGA
- a CDS encoding CbbQ/NirQ/NorQ/GpvN family protein, giving the protein MDRIPSCEHHVEPFYQPLNNEQALFEQAWRHGMPVLIKGPTGCGKTRFVQHMAHRLKLPLYTVACHDDLSAADLIGRHLIGAEGTWWQDGPLTRAVREGGICYLDEVVEARQDTVVVLHPLADDRRELFLERIGEVLKAPPSFMLVVSYNPGYQNLLKGMKPSTRQRFVAMRFGYPPVADEERIVAREAQVDCALAAQVVRLGQALRRLDQHDLEEVASTRLLIFTARMIRSGMSPREACMACLAEPLSDDPLTVAALMDVVDVHFG; this is encoded by the coding sequence ATGGACCGTATCCCGTCTTGCGAACACCACGTCGAACCGTTCTACCAACCGCTGAATAATGAGCAGGCGCTGTTCGAGCAGGCCTGGCGTCACGGCATGCCGGTGCTGATCAAAGGCCCGACCGGGTGCGGCAAGACCCGTTTCGTCCAGCACATGGCCCACCGGCTGAAACTGCCGCTCTACACCGTGGCTTGCCACGATGATCTAAGTGCCGCCGACCTTATCGGCCGGCATTTGATCGGCGCCGAGGGCACGTGGTGGCAGGATGGGCCGTTGACCCGCGCGGTGCGAGAAGGAGGTATCTGCTACCTCGACGAAGTGGTCGAGGCCCGTCAGGACACCGTGGTGGTACTGCATCCACTGGCCGATGATCGTCGGGAATTGTTTCTGGAACGCATCGGCGAAGTGTTGAAGGCGCCGCCCTCATTCATGCTGGTGGTGTCGTACAACCCCGGTTACCAGAACCTGCTCAAAGGCATGAAACCCAGCACCCGCCAACGCTTCGTGGCGATGCGTTTCGGCTATCCGCCGGTGGCTGACGAAGAGCGCATTGTCGCCAGGGAAGCGCAGGTGGACTGCGCCCTGGCGGCGCAAGTCGTCAGGCTGGGGCAGGCGCTGCGCCGGCTCGATCAGCATGATCTGGAAGAGGTCGCCTCAACGCGGCTGCTGATTTTCACGGCGCGAATGATCCGCTCCGGCATGAGTCCGCGTGAGGCGTGCATGGCCTGCCTGGCCGAGCCGTTGAGCGATGATCCGCTGACGGTTGCGGCGCTGATGGACGTGGTTGATGTCCACTTCGGCTGA
- a CDS encoding cytochrome c oxidase subunit 3, with translation MSTSAEPRGVVRGHLPGDLAMWFFILAELSVFAVLILAFAVTQALKPQLFGESRLLLNTSTGLAMTLSLLTAGLFAALAQEQVRRSRSRHGAVLLLAALLAGSVYVVLKLTEYQHLLASGLGMEHNTFFTLYWILTGFHFLHVLLGMVILGWLAERCRRGLYNEDNRSGFESGVLYWHMVDLIWVVLFPLVYVLN, from the coding sequence ATGTCCACTTCGGCTGAGCCCAGGGGCGTTGTGCGTGGTCACCTGCCGGGCGACTTGGCGATGTGGTTCTTCATTCTGGCCGAGCTGTCGGTGTTCGCCGTTCTGATTCTGGCGTTCGCCGTGACCCAGGCGCTCAAGCCGCAGCTGTTCGGCGAAAGCCGTCTGTTGCTCAACACCTCTACCGGCCTGGCGATGACCCTGAGCCTGCTCACCGCTGGGCTGTTCGCCGCGCTGGCTCAGGAACAAGTCAGGCGCTCTCGGTCCCGCCACGGCGCCGTGCTTTTGTTGGCAGCGTTGCTTGCCGGCAGCGTCTACGTGGTGTTGAAACTTACCGAATACCAGCACTTGCTGGCCTCGGGGCTGGGCATGGAGCACAACACTTTTTTCACCCTCTACTGGATCCTCACCGGTTTTCATTTTCTCCATGTATTGCTCGGCATGGTCATTCTCGGATGGTTGGCCGAGCGTTGTCGTCGTGGCTTGTACAACGAAGACAACCGCAGCGGGTTTGAATCCGGTGTGCTGTATTGGCACATGGTCGACCTGATCTGGGTCGTGCTGTTTCCGCTGGTCTACGTGCTGAATTGA
- a CDS encoding cytochrome C oxidase subunit IV family protein, producing MSASRLLLVCWAALATLSVCTVVLLQVGATWLLPIAILLVAVGKAWLITDGFMEMRHAPRLWRRLMVSWALVLAVVVGLTLVLVD from the coding sequence ATGTCCGCTTCCAGGTTACTGCTGGTCTGCTGGGCCGCGCTGGCCACGTTAAGCGTGTGCACCGTTGTGTTGTTACAAGTCGGCGCGACGTGGCTGTTGCCCATTGCCATTTTGCTGGTGGCGGTTGGCAAGGCCTGGCTGATCACCGATGGCTTCATGGAGATGCGCCATGCGCCGCGATTGTGGCGCCGGTTGATGGTGAGCTGGGCGCTGGTTTTGGCAGTCGTTGTGGGGCTGACGCTGGTGTTGGTCGACTAG
- a CDS encoding cytochrome c, with product MSETFTKGMARNIYFGGSIFFFLIFLALTYHTEQTFPKRSNEAQLTESVIRGKTVWEQNNCIGCHTLLGEGAYFAPELGNVFQRRGGEDGFKPFLHAWMKMQPLGIPGRRAMPQFKLSEQEVDDIAEFLKWSSKINTNGWPPNKEG from the coding sequence ATGTCAGAGACCTTCACAAAAGGCATGGCCAGGAACATCTATTTCGGGGGAAGCATCTTTTTCTTCCTGATATTCCTGGCTTTGACCTATCACACGGAACAAACCTTTCCAAAGCGCAGCAATGAAGCGCAATTAACTGAATCAGTGATACGCGGCAAAACGGTCTGGGAGCAAAACAACTGCATCGGCTGCCACACATTACTGGGCGAAGGCGCCTACTTTGCGCCTGAGTTGGGCAATGTGTTCCAGCGCCGGGGCGGGGAGGACGGCTTCAAACCCTTCCTGCATGCCTGGATGAAAATGCAGCCGTTGGGCATACCGGGCCGGCGAGCGATGCCTCAGTTCAAGTTGAGTGAGCAGGAGGTGGACGACATCGCCGAGTTCCTCAAATGGAGCTCGAAAATCAATACCAATGGCTGGCCGCCAAACAAGGAGGGCTGA
- a CDS encoding cbb3-type cytochrome c oxidase subunit I, giving the protein MSMANPHLKFASQAVAKPYFVFALMLFLGQVLFGLIMGLQYVIGDFLFPIIPFNVARMVHTNLLIVWLLFGFMGAAYYLIPEEADRELHSPRLALILFWVFAAAGVLTILGYLLVPYAGLARLTHNELLPTMGREFLEQPTITKMGIVLVCLGFLYNIGMTLLKGRKTTVSMVMITGLIGLAVFFLFSFYNPGNLARDKFYWWWVVHLWVEGVWELIMGAMLAFVLIKITGVDREVVEKWLYVIIAMALITGIIGTGHHFFWIGAPEVWLWVGSIFSAMEPLPFLAMVIFAFSTVKNRRRQHPNRAATLWAKGTTVTAFFGAGVWGFLHTLAPVNFYTHGSQLTAAHAHLAFYGAYAMIVMTLISYAMPRLRGLGEAGDERSQTLEIWGFWMMTLSMVMITLLLTAAGVVQIYLQRWQADGIALPFMATVEHLQVLFWTRLGAGVGFLAGLLCYLFSFKQRGRAALRAPAAVVPS; this is encoded by the coding sequence ATGAGCATGGCTAATCCGCATCTGAAATTTGCCTCGCAAGCTGTGGCCAAACCCTACTTCGTGTTCGCCTTGATGCTGTTTCTTGGTCAGGTGCTGTTCGGTTTGATCATGGGCCTGCAATACGTGATCGGGGATTTTCTGTTCCCGATCATTCCCTTCAACGTGGCGCGAATGGTCCACACAAACCTGCTGATCGTCTGGTTGCTGTTCGGCTTTATGGGCGCTGCCTACTACTTGATTCCGGAAGAGGCCGATCGCGAACTGCACAGTCCAAGGCTGGCGCTCATTCTGTTCTGGGTATTCGCCGCTGCTGGTGTGCTGACTATCCTCGGTTACTTGCTGGTGCCTTATGCCGGCCTGGCCAGGTTGACCCACAACGAGTTGCTGCCGACGATGGGGCGCGAGTTTCTGGAGCAACCAACCATCACCAAGATGGGCATTGTGCTGGTGTGCCTGGGCTTTCTCTACAACATCGGCATGACCCTGCTCAAAGGTCGCAAGACCACCGTCAGCATGGTCATGATAACCGGGCTGATCGGGCTGGCGGTGTTCTTCCTGTTTTCCTTCTATAACCCCGGCAACCTGGCCCGCGACAAGTTCTATTGGTGGTGGGTGGTGCATCTTTGGGTGGAAGGCGTGTGGGAACTGATCATGGGGGCGATGCTGGCCTTCGTGCTGATCAAAATCACCGGTGTAGACCGGGAAGTCGTGGAGAAATGGCTGTATGTGATTATCGCCATGGCGCTGATTACCGGGATCATCGGCACGGGTCACCACTTCTTCTGGATTGGCGCACCTGAGGTCTGGTTGTGGGTCGGTTCAATCTTCTCCGCGATGGAGCCGCTGCCCTTCCTGGCGATGGTGATATTCGCCTTCAGCACAGTGAAGAACCGGCGTCGGCAACACCCGAACCGCGCCGCGACGCTGTGGGCCAAGGGCACCACGGTGACGGCCTTCTTCGGTGCGGGCGTCTGGGGCTTTCTACACACCCTGGCCCCGGTCAATTTCTACACCCACGGTTCGCAACTGACGGCAGCTCATGCTCACCTGGCCTTCTACGGGGCTTACGCGATGATCGTCATGACCTTGATCAGCTACGCCATGCCACGCTTGCGCGGGTTGGGTGAGGCCGGCGACGAGCGCTCGCAGACTCTGGAGATCTGGGGCTTCTGGATGATGACCCTGTCGATGGTGATGATCACGTTGTTGCTCACCGCTGCCGGTGTTGTACAGATCTACCTGCAACGCTGGCAGGCTGACGGAATTGCCTTGCCGTTCATGGCCACGGTCGAACATTTGCAGGTGCTGTTCTGGACGCGTCTGGGGGCCGGGGTCGGTTTCCTCGCCGGGCTGCTCTGCTATTTGTTCAGTTTCAAGCAGCGGGGGCGTGCCGCCTTGCGCGCCCCGGCGGCCGTGGTGCCTTCATGA